In Cytobacillus sp. IB215665, the genomic window TAGAAGGTAAAGTTGTGGGTTTTGCTAACTTTTCTCCAGTAAGAGAAGATGGAAAAGTTGAGTTAGGGGCTATTTATCTTTATCCAGAACAACAAGCAAGGGTATAGGTTCAGTATTGTTACAGAAGGGGATTGAAAGTTTAGATGGTGTAAATGAGATTTATATAAATGTTGAAAAAGATAATAAAATAGGAAAGACCTTTTATGAAGCTAAAGGTTTTGAGGTTGTCAAAGAATTTGATGATGATTTTGATGGTCACATCCTAAAGACAGTAAGAATGGTGTTAAAAGCTTAAAGCTAACATATGAGTGCATTTTTAGCGCAAGTTGATAATATCATTCAAGGTAAATTTCTTGTAATTATTAACCGTTATTGATTGGGTTCATACATTGCATTAACATAGATTAATCAATAATACAGCTAATAAAAGATCAATTGATCTTTAACAAAATGGCGCAAATCTGGATGTGAAAATCTATTATTATTGATAATGGAAAGATATATCACATCAAACTAAGGAGTCCAAACATATGAAAAACTTTGCAGACACATTGATAGAGCACAGTATCAAAAAAAACACAGCAGTAGTTGGGTTAGACCCTGATATATCCTATTTCCCGGACTTCTTGTTAAACAAAGATACGCAAACAACAGAAGGAATATGTAATGCTATAATAAAGTTTAACAAATTAGTAATTGATGAAGTTTGTGATCACGTAGTAGCAGTAAAGCCACAGCTTGCTTACTACGAAGTATATGGTAGTGAAGGAATTAAAGCTTTAGAAGAAACTATACAATATGCTCGGTCAAAGAACATAATTGTAATTAACGATGCAAAAAGAGGAGACATCGGTTCAACTTCAAAAGCGTATGCAAAAGCATTTTTAACAAATGAATCCTTATCCGGTGATATGGTAACTGTAAACCCTTTTTTAGGAAGTGATGGCTACAATCCTTTTATTGAGGTTGCACAAGAAAACAATAAAGGTCTATTTTTGTTACTAAAAACATCAAATCCTTCTTCATCCGAAATTCAGAATTTAAAACTACAAAATGGCGAAATCTTGTACATGCAAATGGCGAAAGAAATAAATGCTGTAGCTTCAGCAACTAAAGGTGATAATAACTACTCATTTATTGGAACAGTAGTAGGGGCAACCTACTCATCTGACGCAAAAAAAATAAGAGAATTGTTACCACATTCAATCTTTTTAGTTCCCGGGTTAGGAGTACAAGGAGGCAAAGCAGAAGATTTAGCCGTCTTCTTTGATGAAAAGGGGTTAGGAGCTGTTATCTCTTCATCCAGAGGAATTACGTATAGCTATTGTTTTAATAAAAAAGATGAAAATTGGAGAAACATTTCAAAAGAACAAATGGCTAAATCTATTGCAGATGTAACCATTACAGCAAAACAACAGATCAATAATGTTCGGTTTAACACAAACTCCTAAAATGTTAATCAAATAATTTCTGATAACAAAGATTTTGTGGAATATGTGTACAAATAACTGTGCTTTTCGTATTCAATAAAATGGCGTAAAACTGAAATTTAGATAAGAGTTTTTTTATTTGAATGACATATTCTGTGAAAAAGTATTATGTAAGTACTGAACATTAGAAATATTAGTTCTTAAGTTAAATGACAGTATTATTAAATAAGTGGAATGTTATTCTTACTAAATATTGAAAAAGGAATTTCTGAAATAAAAAAAATACAGACAAAGGTGAGAGTATTGAATATTTCAGTTCTTGGTTGCGGGCGTTGGGGCACATTTATAGCGTGGTATGCTAACAAAATAGGTCATAATGTAATGTTGTGGGGGAGAGAGAACTCTAAAAATTACATTAGATTAGATGAAACTAGAAGGAATGATTATCTTACGTTATCTGAAGATATTGAATTAAGTAATTCTCTACATAAAGCAGTTTCATTTGCTGAGGTCATAATTATCTCTATAAGTGCTCAGGAATTAGGTTCGTTTGCAAGTCGATTAAGCTTAATCAATGAAATACAAGGAAAAACTTTCATCTTATGTATGAAAGGACTAGAAGCTACAAGTGGAAAAAGGCTATCTCAAGTATTCAGTGAAACAGTGGGTAATAATACCAATGTAGCAATATGGGTAGGGCCTGGGCATGTACAAGATTTTATAAATGGCATCCCGAATTGTATGGTAATTGGTTCTGAAGAAATCGAAATCACTAAAAAAATGGTTCAAGCATTTAGTAGTGATTTAATAAGGTTTTACTACGGACAAGATATGATTGGAAACGAGATAGGAGCAGCTACGAAAAACGTTATGGGAATTGCGGCGGGAATGTTGGATGGATTGAATTACAGTAGTTTAAAAGGTTCACTTATGGCGAGAGGGACCAGGGAACTTTCACGTCTTGTTACAGCTATGGGAGGTAATGATGTAACAATCTATGGATTGAGTCATTTAGGTGATTATGAGGCAACATTGTTCTCTTTACATAGTCATAATCGGAAATTTGGACAAGCTTTTGTTACAGGTGAAAAGTTTGAGAAATTGGCAGAAGGAGTATCAACAGTCAAGGCATTAAAAGAGCTATCTGAACAATACAATGTTGAACTTCCAATTTGTAACGCACTATATGATATTTTATTTAGGAATCGAGATGCAAAAGTTACTTTAGAGAATCTTTTTTTAAGACCTGTTAAATTCGAGTTCCAATAAAAATAGAATTGCTAAGGTGAATCTTCATATTCAATTAAATGGCGCTATTCAGTAATAATACTGAGAGCGTCTTTCTTTATGTTTTAAGCAATATTGTTCAAATGGGGATATCTTAGTAACCTCAATGGGGATTGTGGTGCTCAATTAAATAATTATAGTTCAAAGTGTTACTTTTACATTATTAACTAGATTGTTTAACTTAGATTTCATGATATACTTTTCATTGTTTGATCATCCTACTTACCGTACAATACGGTAGAATATTGTTTGGAGTTGCTAATGATGTTCCCATACAAACTATATGTTGGTTATGTATGGACTGGAGGATGGTAAAGGTAGCGTGTTCTGAACAACATTAGAAATAACTTCTTAAGGTGGACTGTTTAAATGGAAAAAACAATTATCAAGATTACAATTGGGTTGCTAGTGTTGACGTCAATCACACTATCATACTTGTTATATGAAAAGAATGAGAGAGAGAAAGAAATACAACGTGACCTTTATATTTATTTCATTGATAATGAGATTTTCTTTGCAAATCAATTTAATGTACTTTCTGACTCTACAGCAGAAGAAATAATGGATTCTAGTTTAGCTGTAAACAATTTAAAAAGTTTTTCATACAGTCTTTTAGAATACACTAATTCGCCAATAAGATCTTATTTAGGCTTTCCCTTTGAATTAAAGGAATTCATGTATTATACAGCTAATGAAGTAAACCTATTATACGACAAATTTATTACAAAAACTTTAACACAAGATGATTTAATTACAATAAAAGAGTTAAATTCAGCTCACCAGTCCTTTATTGAAGGTATGGATCTAAAGTATTTAGAGAGAATGGAGAACTCACCAATCAAAGATATTAGAGAAGATTTACAGAAAAGAATTAATGCTATTAATGATGAAGGTCGAAGGAAGGACTGATAATAGTCCTTCTTTTTTGTCTCAAAACTAGCGTATCCTCGTAGTTCCTACGGTTAAGAGACGAAATGCTTCATTTCTGAGATTTTGTCCCGGGTTAATATGTCTATCGTGATGTGTTCTGCATGACGATCTATCCCGTATACGTACGTTTTGATTCCTAACATTCTTATTTTTGAAACCACAATGAGAACAAAATTGACATGAAGCGAAATTTGGATACTGCAACTTGTTCTTTACCGTATCATTAAGCCTTATATTTAAGCATAGTATGAAATTTCTCTCAAGCACTTCACTATAATAATCACATTTCTATTTTTACTATCTTATTCAGGAGATTTTTAAGACATTGAGAGAACAGACTAAAACTGATTGAACAAAATAAAAATTAATAGAGTTCTAGAAGGTATTAAGAAAAGAAACATTTAGGTAGATTTATTAAACGAAATAGAAATTCTTTTTATAGAAGGAAATCGATTAGTGGAACATGGCCAAAGTTGAATATACGAAGGAAAAGGAAAATAAATTTGCAAACCATTTGAGCCATGGGGAAAAGAAATCAATAAACTTTTTATGAAGACGATGGTGCATGTGGATACCTATAGGTGCGGGGGCTGACATTTCAGCAGATGGTGTGAAAACCCTTTATGGAGCGTTTTCAATGCGTGGCAACCTGGATAATTACTTATATTGGTTCTAATACCTTGAACAAATCAAGAAGGTTGCTCAAAAAGAACGAGTGTGACATCTTTTATTTAGTGCAGTCCATAAATCGAATTACTCTAAGGTGGAGATGTTTAGAAGCATATAAAAAACTTGGTATTATACCAAGTTAGGGTTCCTTTTATGCTTATTTTTGAGTATTCGTTCTGTAATAAATCCAACGATAAAACCAATTATAATTGGAATAAACGAACCTCCCGTTTCAAAAATTACCCCTTCGGATGGATTTTCTTTATAAAATTGCCAACTTAAAAATGAAATTTCAAATATGTTTCCGATTGTATATAAAATACCTACTGATATTAATGCCGCTAACAAAGGAAACCAAAATAACTTCTTTTTCACGAAAAACACCTCCTTTTTTCATTTTAATATTAAGTGAAAAAATGTCAATTTATTATTGGCCATATTGAAACAAAGCATACGAAAACAGCGTTTTGATAACAGTATTTATCTCTACATACTATAGAGCTTATTATTGGAAGCAATTGTTTATTTAGTGAGTTTAGGAATAGTTTTTAATGATTTAACTAACATATACAATATTGTTTCGTATGTTATAGGGCATAGTGTTGTATTATTAGGAGGTTTTTAGAACAGAAATTATCAATTGGCTATATCACATATAAAGTCAGTTTGTTAGATAAAAATGAGAAACTAGTAAATTTATTAAGGACATCAGGGTTTTTCATCGATTGGTCTCTCTTAACAAAGAACTATTTTGTGTGATGTACTTCCTATCATAGTAGCTTTATTTTTTCATAATGTGTCATAGTTACTTCTCTATTAATACCTAGTAGCAACTCAGAATTATATATATTAGTAATAGTTATCAAAATGTCGAATTACCTATAAAAAACATAAGAGTCTCAATAAGAAAAAAGGAGAATAGGAGGAATTATGAGTGGCAAAATATTATTGTTCACAAAAAAGATGCGAAGGTATTCTCCTTTGGTTAAGGCTTTATCAAAATCTAAATTAAAAAATATAGATAAATTAAGGGGCATTACATATTTTATGACTATATGTAATGTCCTTTCTTATTCCTGAATTGGGCCAAATTGTGGAGGATTGAAAAGTTAAACAAAACAGATCAATAAAAAGGAAATGGATGATACTTGATGATTAGACTGCTTCAAACACAATCTAGTAGCAGGGTATGAGTAACCCCATACTACTCTGTTAACAAGAACAAATATTAAAAGGGCTCTCCAATAGCCGAATGATAGACTTATTAGATCGCCCCTTATTAACATTGATCATATACCTTAAATGGTAAAGAGCTACAATTAATCAATTCTCAAATCTAATACACTCGTTTCTATTTGTTTAATATCACCATTTGTGGTATAGAAAAAATACTTTTTATCAGGTGAAACATAAGGACTGTATTTTATACCATCACTGATCTCTACAGGAATTTTTTCTCCTTTTGACCATGATCCATCTTCATTGTAGCTAATATATATCTCTTGTCCTCGTGTAAATATTAAATAACTTTCATCCGGAGCAATAAAAGGTGACTGTTCGAAAGCAGGAGTATTAAATGTAAGCAATTCGGGGTCAGAATATTGCCCATTCACTAATTTGGAAACATATATATCTGTTTGACCGTTGCTGCCATGTTCACTCGGTCTATTTGATGCAAAATAGAGATTTCCATTCATTGCAACGGAAGGCAGCCATTCTTCAGATTCAGAATTGATGATATCACCTAAATGATAAGGTTCGCCCCAACCATCTTCTGTTTTGTCTGCTGTCCATAGGTCATATTTATTAGGTGAGAGTCCTCCAGATCGGTTAGAAGCAAAAAAGAATTTCTTGCCATCAGGAGAGATAAAAGGTCCATCTTCAAAAGAGGACTTGTCTTCATTAGAAAACATAGATAAAACGGGTGTGGTCCATTTATTATCCTTGAAATAAGAAACATAAATTTGGGAGTCTCCAATAGTACCTTTTTGGATATATAATTCTGTTCCATCCCATGAAAAATTAAACGACCATTCATTTAATTCTTCAGTAGTAATCAGACCTTCTTCAAATAAAATCGCTTCAGTAATAGGGTCATCAGAGCTATATGGAAACTGCTCTTGAATGGGTGGAATATTGTTTGACGAAGTATTGTTTCCCGAGCAGCCAGTGCTAAGAATAAATATAAACATTAAAGTAAATCCAAATAGTAGACTTTTTAAAAATGTTGTACGTTTTATTTTCATCTGATTTAACCGCTTGAAAAACAAATGAACTCAGTTGTTTTATATGTAGGTGTTTGTTTTTCAGAAGGTTTTCCTCCTCTTTATGTTTTCTTTGTATGTAAAATTCTTCGCATTATGTATATACTTGTAACATCGTTCAAACGGTGCAATTTTAAGATTAACAAATAAACTTTAGATACTAAAGCATAAAGAAGTTAGTCCTGCAAATAACATAATTTCACCTGAAATAATATTAGATAAGACACTAGCAGAATCCCCTCCATTTAAAAACTACCATTTAAACTAGCATATCCATTGAAAGTAAGTATGAATGTATAAATGAGGAAACTATATTTGAAGATTCTTTCTTTTGTAATCGTTATTTCACCTCCCCTAATATTTAACGAAATTATAACATTAATCCAAAAAAATAACATTAAAATGGTAATAAAATCCTAATTAATGTTGAAGGGGTGTTCGTGTGTACCTATTACTTAATGAATTAAATATCTTATAACATTCAACAATACCAGCTAATAGGAACTTAAATGATCTTCCGCACTATGACGCTTTTTACGAGGGGAGGGGGTCTTTCTTTATTGTAGTAAACACAAGATAAGAAGTGTTATATAGATAAGTAACTGATGGTCATATTAGTGCGAATCTCGGAAGGTAGAGAGCCTTATAGGCTACCATTTACCTTAAATATAGCAGAGGATCAATTGGTAATTACATCAACCTTGATTCTGCTTTATTAGATGTTAAAAATCCTCCTTATTCAACAAAATGGCGCTTTTCGGTAATAAGAGAAGCGTCTTTCTTTATGGAAACGGCCAGGTATTGAGTAATAAATATTAATTATATGCTAAAATTAGGAAGTATTGTTGGAAATGTAATAGGTGTAGAAGAGAATAGCAAAAGTTATCTCGAATTCTAGTCTTTTATTGCAAGGTACTAATTAATAAAAGAAGCACGTTTTTATTTATGAAATTGGACATATAAAAGGATAATGCTTCCGAAGATAATGGATGCTTATTTATGTTTTTATTGTTCGTATTTTAGAAGATAAACAGAACAGAAGCGGAGAGGAAAGAATGAATAAGCTACAAGAAACAATAGATAAATTTAAATTGAATGTGTTAGCAGTCGAGAATGTTCCCCAGTCGTTTAGTTCGACTGTATATAAAATTCTACTAATGGATAATCGAACAGTATTTATTAAAATTCCTTATTCCAAACAAAAACTTGAAAGAGAGTTTAGTGTACTTAAGCGAATAGAAAATGATTTACCTGTTCCACAAGTGTTAGATTATTGGGAAGGTAATGAAGAAATCACTGGTGCATTATTGTTGTCAGCAATTAACGGTGTGCCAATTACAGAGAAGGTTGATTCAGTATTAGCGTTTGATATTGGAGTGCATCATGCTAAGCTGCATGCAATTGATCCATATGAGCATGATTTCAATAGTTCTGTTTCAAATGAGTATGATCTTTGGCCTGAGTTTATTAAGCGACAATTTAATTCCTTTGCAATAGATGTTAAAGAAGTAGTTGATCCGAGTTTATACGAACTGTCTTTGCAGTATTTTGATAAGCAAATCAAATTACTCCCACCTTCTGACGGACCTTGTTTTATACATTTGGATTTTAGACCAGGTAATATTTTAGTTCGTGAAAATAAAGTGGTCGGCATTATTGATTTTGAAAGTGTCCGAATCGGATCAACTGATATGGATTTTACAAAAATTAACAGGGATATTTTTCTCAAATATCCTGGGACATTGCAAGCGTATCAGCAAGGATATGAATCTATTCGAGCACTTGTTGATTTACAAGAAGTGTTCCCGTTTTATCACTTTATCGACGCTTTTAATTCAATTGGTTGGTGTAATAGGAGAGGTATTGAAAAACATCAAGCTTTTCTTCATGAGAATTTAGCATATTTAAAAGGTATTTTAAATGTTAAATAACTAAAAACGTACAATACTTTTGTTCACTTATTCAACAATAAAGCGCAAATCCGAAATACAGATAAGCGTCACTTATTAATTTGGGCAATTCATGAGTCTATTAGTTCTAGTTTTTCAGAAACGAAAAATTGGAACTTTTTCATATCTTATATAATCAGAAGTCTACTTTTGGTATAACGTAGCTTTGCTCCCGTAGACTTAATTAACATAGACTTTCGCACACTTTAGTCACGTTATATATGTTAGTCCAACCTCCTATAAATAATATCCATACATATATAGTAAAAATAATTATAGAAGGTGAATAACTATTGAAAGATAAAGATTGTAAATGTAGAGTTATTCCACTACCTCAAGGACCACAAGGACCCCCGGGGAAACAAGGACCAATGGGGGTACAGGGAATACAAGGACCACAAGGACCAATGGGACCTATAGGTACACCTGGACTATCGGATCCTTAATCTGCATTTAGAGCAGAAAATGCAGCAGATTCTCAACCATATCAAAGTGGAACAGTACTTCCTGTAATTTTTCCGAACGAAATATTTGATTTAAACAATGAGTACAATACAGCCAATTCACAGTTTATCCCTTCTCAGTCCGGTGTATATTCTATTTATGCTGGTGTTTTTTTTCAAGCTAGTTCGAATCTTAATTACCAAACATTTTGTGCAATTCGAGTAAATAATGTACCAGTATATCAAAATGACAGAGATGTTATACAAGCAGCTGGTTTATTAATTGCAGCAAAACTACACATTAGTTCAATTAAACGCTGGTGACATCGTAAATGTAACATTTGTTGCAAATCAATCTGGTACTGTTTTAGCGAATAGTGCAGGAACTATCTTTGCCGCCGCAAGATTCCCATCTCCATAAGCTGATTTTTTAACATCAGCTTATTTTGAATATCCATGTATAAGATTTAATCGAGCTTTTGAAGTGTATTGTATATATAATCCAGCTTAAAAATAAAAGAACCGAAGGTAGGTAAAAGAATCCCTAATTTCCTATCTGAGCAAGAGATAGAACTCTTACGTGAATCATGTCATAACATCGATGGAAAATGCGCTATTCTAATTTATGTATTCTTAAGGCTAGTAGTTAAATTAAATAGGGATGATATAAATTTTTCAAGTAAGTCAGTGTTTGTTACGGGTAAGGGAGATAAAGTATTGGGGTAGGTATCCTAGTTTTTTAGAAAAGTATCACTCACAAAGTTCCTTAAATTGCATTAACTCATAGATAACTTTTAACCTAATTTGATCTAAAAAAGCTTTAAACCTTATTTCGTTCACTTTAGAGGTAGCTTCTATGTTCGTATCTACCAAAGGTTTCCCCTTGACCTCACTTCTTATTAATCGGAAAAATTGATTTTTATAGTAGTGCTAAAAAGTAATGTTAGGAGTATTTTCTTTTGTTTTATCAGTCTTATCAAAGTGTACATATCACTCTTCTGTTCTTTATTGCTAATACTCCAAATAATAGAATAAGATCTTAGTTCTTTAGCATAGATAAGACAGTCGGCAATAATCCC contains:
- a CDS encoding NAD(P)H-dependent glycerol-3-phosphate dehydrogenase, producing MRVLNISVLGCGRWGTFIAWYANKIGHNVMLWGRENSKNYIRLDETRRNDYLTLSEDIELSNSLHKAVSFAEVIIISISAQELGSFASRLSLINEIQGKTFILCMKGLEATSGKRLSQVFSETVGNNTNVAIWVGPGHVQDFINGIPNCMVIGSEEIEITKKMVQAFSSDLIRFYYGQDMIGNEIGAATKNVMGIAAGMLDGLNYSSLKGSLMARGTRELSRLVTAMGGNDVTIYGLSHLGDYEATLFSLHSHNRKFGQAFVTGEKFEKLAEGVSTVKALKELSEQYNVELPICNALYDILFRNRDAKVTLENLFLRPVKFEFQ
- the pyrF gene encoding orotidine-5'-phosphate decarboxylase — its product is MKNFADTLIEHSIKKNTAVVGLDPDISYFPDFLLNKDTQTTEGICNAIIKFNKLVIDEVCDHVVAVKPQLAYYEVYGSEGIKALEETIQYARSKNIIVINDAKRGDIGSTSKAYAKAFLTNESLSGDMVTVNPFLGSDGYNPFIEVAQENNKGLFLLLKTSNPSSSEIQNLKLQNGEILYMQMAKEINAVASATKGDNNYSFIGTVVGATYSSDAKKIRELLPHSIFLVPGLGVQGGKAEDLAVFFDEKGLGAVISSSRGITYSYCFNKKDENWRNISKEQMAKSIADVTITAKQQINNVRFNTNS
- a CDS encoding aminoglycoside phosphotransferase family protein — its product is MNKLQETIDKFKLNVLAVENVPQSFSSTVYKILLMDNRTVFIKIPYSKQKLEREFSVLKRIENDLPVPQVLDYWEGNEEITGALLLSAINGVPITEKVDSVLAFDIGVHHAKLHAIDPYEHDFNSSVSNEYDLWPEFIKRQFNSFAIDVKEVVDPSLYELSLQYFDKQIKLLPPSDGPCFIHLDFRPGNILVRENKVVGIIDFESVRIGSTDMDFTKINRDIFLKYPGTLQAYQQGYESIRALVDLQEVFPFYHFIDAFNSIGWCNRRGIEKHQAFLHENLAYLKGILNVK